From Brassica oleracea var. oleracea cultivar TO1000 chromosome C3, BOL, whole genome shotgun sequence, a single genomic window includes:
- the LOC106332482 gene encoding LOW QUALITY PROTEIN: polygalacturonase (The sequence of the model RefSeq protein was modified relative to this genomic sequence to represent the inferred CDS: deleted 2 bases in 1 codon), translating to MGSYLGIYTILVLCLLGYSANAEVFTVGGPPGSDITAALLKAFTSACQAPAPSQVLIPKGDFKLGEIAMTGPCKSPVEFTLQGNVKADGGSTQGKDRWVVFEKINGFKLNGGGTFDGEGNAAWKANNCHKTFECKKLPISVRFDFVDNAEIKDVTSLDAKNNFHFNVISGKNMTFDNIKIIAPAESPNTDGIHLGRCEGVKILNTKISTGDDCISVGDGMKNLLIEKVVCGPGHGISVGSLGRYGWEQDVNDIKVINCTLEGTDNGLRIKTWPSAACTTTAAGIHFENIILNKVSNPILIDQEYCPWNQCNKSKPSTIKLVDITFRNIRGTSGNKDAVKLLCSKGHPCENVEIGDINIEYTGADGPPTFECTNVTPKLVGTQNPKACVGPVVKAPGQA from the exons ATGGGTTCATATTTAGGAATTTATACAATTTTGGTTCTATGTTTGCTGGGATATTCAGCCAATGCTGAGGTGTTCACCGTTGGTGGTCCTCCAGGTTCTGATATTACTGCG GCTCTTCTTAAAGCGTTCACATCAGCATGCCAAGCCCCTGCACCGAGCCAGGTTCTGATCCCAAAAGGTGACTTCAAGCTTGGTGAGATCGCTATGACTGGTCCATGCAAATCTCCAGTGGAGTTCACCCTTCAAGGCAATGTCAAAGCTGACGGTGGCTCAACGCAGGGAAAGGATAGGTGGGTCGTCTTCGAAAAAATCAATGGGTTTAAGCTAAACGGAGGTGGAACATTTGACGGTGAAGGCAATGCAGCTTGGAAGGCCAATAACTGCCACAAGACTTTTGAGTGCAAAAAACTTCCCATC AGTGTAAGGTTTGATTTTGTGGATAACGCTGAGATAAAAGACGTAACCTCGTTAGATGCCAAAAAT AATTTCCACTTCAACGTTATCAGCGGCAAGAACATGACCTTTGATAACATCAAGATCATCGCTCCAGCTGAAAGCCCCAACACTGACGGTATCCATTTGGGAAGATGTGAGGGAGTCAAGATCCTCAACACTAAGATCTCCACAGGAGATGACTGCATCTCCGTGGGAGATGGGATGAAGAATCTCCTCATTGAAAAAGTTGTGTGCGGTCCTGGACACGGAATCAGTGTGGGAAGCCTTGGAAGATACGGATGGGAGCAAGATGTCAACGACATTAAGGTTATAAACTGCACCCTCGAGGGAACTGACAACGGGCTGAGGATCAAGACATGGCCATCTGCGGCTTGCACCACCACCGCTGCCGGTATTCATTTTGAGAATATCATCCTTAACAAAGTTAGCAACCCAATCCTCATCGACCAGGAGTACTGCCCTTGGAACCAATGCAACAAGAGC AAACCATCAACAATTAAGCTGGTGGACATTACCTTCAGGAATATTAGAGGAACATCAGGGAACAAGGACGCAGTGAAACTATTGTGCAGCAAGGGTCATCCATGTGAGAACGTTGAGATTGGAGACATTAACATTGAGTACACAGGAGCTGATGGTCCACCCACTTTTGAGTGCACAAACGTCACACCTAAGCTTGTGGGAACTCAAAACCCAAAGGCTTGTGTTGGACCTGTGGTCAAGGCACCTGGCCAAGCGTAA